A region from the Arachis ipaensis cultivar K30076 chromosome B01, Araip1.1, whole genome shotgun sequence genome encodes:
- the LOC107644144 gene encoding uncharacterized protein LOC107644144, translating to MVENHSPIIKQPMDFGTMRAKLHEDLYTTFEQFKLDMFLMCSNAMNTNPANSSQYKVAKTISVRAKRLFEDLNAEENDEWENFPNKRRSIRKSRGGQPRTPRNAGVSKPIVTERNNNAAVSQEDNRDTYSPPTLSSNSSLFKEYLEANKSNIHLIQDPSNYKESLQMFVEDLGPIAKKVAAKKLEPLSLQQQKNVDNNYHDAPPGFSHPLMNPPTPLPRPDNITVINTNASRNVSINNNNNRPVNIENKWNERAASILAEIFVKKDKQPESDNVKGKIGNVFPLLTRPFQEGTSQNNVSTIVRPTIVRPTIVIPNAKKESNFRASGSSNTSKPSLLASPRPWQQSFFGPRVSNWSFPRNNNLIRSHATHFSNVPNTIGPMSFQAMLMGSPNMDLKHLLGPSTSNTIGPMSFQAMLMGSPSMDLKHLLGPSTSSPQGVANNMGMQQNYQIAPIQVPPKQEAGVSCSLSIGGLNYNEEGVGGVGVDQREEATTLHLLWDNDPYTNLSL from the exons ATG GTTGAGAATCACTCCCCAATTATTAAGCAGCCAATGGATTTTGGTACCATGAGAGCCAAACTTCATGAGGATTTGTATACAACCTTTGAACAATTCAag CTTGATATGTTTCTAATGTGCTCCAATGCTATGAACACCAATCCTGCAAACTCAAGCCAATATAAAGTG GCTAAAACTATAAGCGTTCGTGCTAAGAGACTTTTTGAGGATCTAAATGCTGAAGAAAATGATGAGTGGGAAAATTTTCCCAACAAGAGAAGATCAATTAGAAAATCACGAGGTGGCCAACCTAGAACCCCACGAAATGCAGGTGTTTCTAAACCTATTG TGACAGAGAGAAACAATAATGCTGCTGTTTCTCAAGAAGACAATAGAGACACATATTCCCCTCCAACTCTAAGCAGCAACTCATCACTTTTCAAAGAATATTTGGAAGCTAACAAGTCAAATATTCAT TTGATTCAAGATCCTAGCAACTACAAAGAGAGTCTACAAATGTTTGTGGAAGATTTGGGACCAATAGCTAAAAAAGTTGCAGCCAAGAAACTAGAGCCCTTAAGCcttcaacaacaaaagaatgttGACAATAATTACCATGATGCCCCTCCCGGATTCAGCCACCCGCTAATGAATCCTCCTACTCCTCTTCCTCGTCCAGATAACATAACTGTCATCAACACCAACGCTAGTCGCAATGTTAgcatcaacaataacaacaatcgTCCGGTGAACATAGAGAACAAATGGAACGAGCGCGCCGCTTCTATCCTGGCCGAGATTTTTGTCAAGAAAGACAAACAACCAGAAAGCGACAACGTTAAGGGCAAAATTGGTAATGTGTTCCCTCTCCTTACAAGACCCTTTCAAGAGGGCACTAGCCAAAACAATGTAAGTACCATTGTTAGACCTACAATTGTGAGACCTACAATTGTGATCCCAAATGCTAAAAAGGAGTCAAATTTTAGGGCAAGTGGTAGTAGCAACACTTCAAAACCATCATTATTGGCCTCACCAAGACCATGGCAACAAAGCTTTTTTGGGCCTAGGGTTTCAAATTGGTCCTTTCCTAGGAACAACAACCTTATAAGATCACATGCCACACACTTCTCCAATGTACCAAACACAATTGGGCCTATGAGTTTCCAAGCTATGTTGATGGGTTCTCCAAACATGGATCTTAAACACCTGTTAGGCCCATCTACATCAAACACAATTGGGCCTATGAGTTTCCAAGCTATGTTGATGGGTTCACCAAGCATGGATCTTAAACACCTGTTAGGCCCATCTACATCATCCCCTCAAGGTGTTGCTAATAACATGGGAATGCAGCAAAATTACCAAATTGCCCCTATTCAGGTTCCACCTAAGCAAGAAGCAGGAGTTTCATGTTCACTCTCAATTGGTGGATTGAATTACAATGAAGAAGGAGTAGGAGGTGTTGGTGTGGACCAGCGAGAAGAAGCAACTACCCTGCATCTTCTTTGGGACAATGACCCATATACCAACTTGTCACTTTGA